The Micromonospora sp. NBC_01740 genome includes a window with the following:
- a CDS encoding ATP-binding protein: MFSRVAIVNRGEAAMRLIHAVRDIAAETGTRIETVALHTDVDRTATFVREADLSYDLGPASARPYLDLKVLERALVESGADAAWVGWGFVAEDPAFAELCERIGVTFVGPSPDAMRKLGDKIGAKLIAEEVGVPVAPWSRGAVETLDAALAAAAGIGYPLMLKATAGGGGRGIRVITNEAELADAYERTSQEAARAFGSGVVFLERLVTGARHVEVQVIADGQGTAWALGVRDCSVQRRNQKVIEESASPVLGPEQTAELKTSAERLAVAVGYRGAATVEFLYHPGDRLFAFLEVNTRLQVEHPITESTTGFDLVRAQLHVASGGRLEGEPPVERGHAIEARLNAEDPDRDFAPSPGRIARLDLPAGPGIRVDTGVSEGDTIPADFDSMIAKIIAYGRDRDEALGRLRRAMAQTTVIIEGGATNKSFVLDLLDQPEVIDASADTGWIDRVRGEGRLVTHRHSAVALAAAAIEAYEEEERVERQRLLSTAFGGRPQVQHESGRPLDLKLRGVDYRVRVARVGAHRFRVGVEAGGTVRTADVELDRFDRHTGQVVVNGTRYRLLIGTHGPIHLVEVDGVAHRVTRDEGGVLRSPSPALVVATPLKVGAEVEAGAPVLVLESMKMETVLRAPFKARLKECVVSVGTQVETGAPLLRLEPLADDAEAGETAATESVELDLPEAPARIPARERATRGQEDLRSLLLGFDVDPHDERRLLDDYLAARRAATEDGHRPLAEELGLIDVFADLTELSRNRPTGEDGGGAGHVPSAREYFHTYLQYLDVDRAGLPETFQAKLAKALGHYGVTELERCPELEAAVFRIFLALQRASADATVVATLLRAWLREPPPDESLREPAGLALERLVAATQVRFPVVCDLARGVVFAWFAQPLLRRNRARVYADVRRHLRHLDAHPDAPDRAERVAEMVRSTEPLVRLLGQRLVRDDVDNAVMLEVLTRRYYGNKDLNRVRTSEVEGCTFVVAERTGSCVVSAAVGFDALGSALRGLAELASGHDAIDVDIYLAWENQPADFDAMAAALHEVVSAHPLPHQVRRLTTTVAGRSGAVMHHHFTFRPSTIGMMEERLIRGLHPYIAQRMQMERLSKFDLTRLPSSDEEVYLFQCVARENPSDDRLVAFAQVRDLTELREHDGRLVALPTAEDVLATCLDSIRRAQSRRPSRKRFSTNRIVVYVWPPSDLTRAELEMIARRVLPTTAGAGLEEILFIARQRDRRTGELTKIAVRVSFDATGGTALTVGEPSDEPVEPLDDYRQKVLRASSRNAVYPYELTALLGTFVEHDLDDDHALVPVERPKGRNSAAIVAGVVTTPTRRHPQGVTRVVLLGDPTKALGALSEPECRRVIAALDLAERMQVPLEWYALSAGARISMQSGTENMDWVAAALKRIVEFTQDGGEINIVVAGITVGAQPYWNAEATMLMHTKGILVMTPDSAMVLTGKQSLDFSGGVSAEDNFGIGGYDRVMGPNGQAQYWAPNLAAARDVLMAHYEHTYVAPGEQGPRRARTTDPVDRDVSAFPHVVAGSDFTTVGEIFSAEANPDRKKPFDIRTVMRALSDQDHPVLERWAGMADAETVAVQDVHLGGMPVCLIGIESRSVPRRGFPPTDGPDTYTAGTLFPRSSKKAARAINAASGNRPLVVLANLSGFDGSPESMRNLQLEYGAEIGRAIVNFRGPIVFCVISRYHGGAFVVFSKALNPNMTVLALEGSFASVLGGAPAAAVVFSGDVNARTAADPRVRELEARVAAASGTDRAALTAELDELRSTVRVEKLGEVAAEFDRVHNIRRAVEVGSVDAVIRAAELRPRIIDAIEGRLR; encoded by the coding sequence GTGTTCAGTCGTGTCGCCATCGTCAACCGTGGTGAGGCCGCCATGCGGCTCATCCACGCCGTACGGGACATCGCCGCGGAGACCGGGACACGGATCGAGACCGTCGCCCTGCACACCGACGTCGACCGTACGGCCACCTTCGTCCGCGAGGCGGACCTGTCCTACGACCTCGGTCCCGCGTCCGCGCGCCCGTACCTCGACCTGAAGGTGCTGGAGCGCGCGCTGGTGGAGAGCGGGGCCGACGCCGCGTGGGTCGGCTGGGGCTTCGTCGCCGAGGACCCGGCGTTCGCGGAGCTGTGCGAGAGGATCGGCGTCACCTTCGTCGGACCGAGCCCGGACGCCATGCGCAAGCTGGGCGACAAGATCGGCGCGAAGCTGATCGCCGAGGAGGTCGGCGTACCGGTCGCGCCGTGGAGCCGTGGCGCGGTCGAGACCCTGGACGCCGCCCTGGCGGCGGCGGCCGGGATCGGCTACCCGCTGATGCTCAAGGCGACCGCGGGCGGCGGCGGGCGCGGCATCCGCGTGATCACCAACGAGGCCGAGCTCGCCGACGCCTACGAGCGCACCAGCCAGGAGGCCGCGCGGGCGTTCGGCAGCGGCGTCGTGTTCCTGGAACGCCTGGTCACCGGCGCCCGGCACGTCGAGGTCCAGGTGATCGCCGACGGCCAGGGCACCGCGTGGGCGCTCGGTGTCCGCGACTGCTCGGTGCAGCGGCGCAACCAGAAGGTCATCGAGGAGTCGGCGTCGCCGGTGCTCGGTCCTGAGCAGACGGCCGAGCTCAAGACGTCGGCCGAGCGGCTCGCCGTCGCTGTCGGCTACCGCGGCGCGGCGACCGTCGAGTTCCTCTACCACCCCGGCGACCGGCTGTTCGCGTTCCTGGAGGTCAACACCCGCCTCCAGGTCGAGCACCCGATCACCGAGTCCACCACCGGCTTCGACCTGGTCAGGGCGCAGCTGCACGTGGCGTCGGGCGGGCGGCTCGAGGGCGAGCCGCCGGTGGAGCGCGGGCACGCCATCGAGGCCCGGCTGAACGCCGAGGACCCCGACCGCGACTTCGCGCCCTCCCCCGGCCGCATCGCGCGGCTGGACCTGCCCGCCGGGCCGGGCATCCGCGTGGACACCGGCGTCAGCGAGGGCGACACCATCCCCGCCGACTTCGACTCGATGATCGCGAAGATCATCGCGTACGGCCGCGACCGCGACGAGGCGCTCGGCAGGCTGCGCCGGGCGATGGCGCAGACCACGGTGATCATCGAGGGCGGCGCGACGAACAAGAGCTTCGTGCTCGACCTGCTCGACCAGCCCGAGGTGATCGACGCCAGCGCGGACACCGGCTGGATCGACCGCGTCCGGGGCGAGGGCAGGCTGGTCACGCACCGGCACTCCGCCGTCGCGCTGGCGGCCGCCGCCATCGAGGCGTACGAGGAGGAGGAGCGCGTCGAGCGGCAGCGGCTGCTGTCGACGGCGTTCGGCGGCCGCCCGCAGGTGCAACACGAGAGCGGCCGGCCGCTGGACCTCAAGCTGCGCGGCGTCGACTACCGCGTGCGCGTCGCGCGGGTCGGCGCACACCGGTTCCGCGTCGGCGTCGAAGCGGGCGGCACCGTACGCACCGCCGACGTCGAGCTGGACCGCTTCGACCGGCACACCGGGCAGGTCGTCGTCAACGGCACCCGCTACCGCCTGCTCATCGGCACGCACGGGCCGATCCACCTGGTCGAGGTGGACGGCGTGGCGCACCGGGTCACCCGCGACGAGGGCGGTGTCCTGCGTTCGCCCAGCCCCGCGCTGGTCGTCGCCACGCCGTTGAAGGTCGGCGCCGAGGTCGAGGCGGGCGCGCCGGTGCTGGTGCTGGAGAGCATGAAGATGGAGACGGTGCTGCGGGCGCCGTTCAAGGCGCGGCTGAAGGAATGCGTCGTCTCCGTGGGCACCCAGGTGGAGACCGGCGCGCCGCTGCTGCGGCTGGAGCCGCTCGCCGACGACGCCGAGGCCGGGGAGACCGCGGCGACCGAGTCCGTCGAGCTGGACCTGCCCGAAGCGCCCGCCAGGATCCCGGCGCGGGAGCGCGCCACGCGCGGCCAGGAGGACCTGCGCAGCCTGCTGCTCGGCTTCGACGTCGACCCGCACGACGAGCGCCGGCTGCTCGACGACTACCTCGCCGCGCGCCGGGCCGCCACCGAGGACGGTCACCGGCCGCTGGCCGAGGAACTCGGCCTCATCGACGTGTTCGCCGACCTCACCGAGCTCAGCCGCAACCGGCCGACGGGCGAGGACGGCGGCGGCGCCGGCCACGTGCCGAGCGCCCGCGAGTACTTCCACACCTACCTGCAGTACCTCGATGTGGACCGGGCCGGGCTGCCGGAGACGTTCCAGGCCAAGCTCGCCAAGGCGCTCGGGCACTACGGCGTCACCGAGCTGGAGCGCTGCCCCGAGCTCGAAGCCGCCGTGTTCCGGATCTTCCTCGCCCTGCAACGCGCGTCCGCCGACGCCACGGTCGTCGCGACGCTGCTGCGCGCCTGGCTGCGGGAGCCGCCGCCGGACGAGTCGCTGCGCGAGCCCGCCGGTCTCGCGCTGGAGCGGCTGGTGGCCGCGACGCAGGTCCGCTTCCCGGTGGTCTGCGACCTCGCGCGCGGCGTGGTGTTCGCCTGGTTCGCCCAGCCGCTGCTGCGCCGCAACCGCGCCCGCGTCTACGCCGACGTGCGCCGGCACCTGCGCCACCTCGACGCGCACCCGGACGCGCCGGACCGCGCCGAGCGCGTCGCCGAGATGGTGCGCTCCACCGAGCCGCTGGTGCGGCTGCTCGGCCAGCGGCTGGTCCGCGACGACGTGGACAACGCGGTCATGCTGGAGGTGCTGACCCGGCGCTACTACGGCAACAAGGACCTCAACCGCGTACGCACCAGCGAGGTCGAGGGCTGCACGTTCGTGGTCGCCGAGCGGACGGGCTCGTGCGTGGTCTCCGCCGCCGTGGGCTTCGACGCGCTGGGCAGCGCGCTGCGCGGCCTCGCTGAGCTGGCGAGCGGCCACGACGCCATCGACGTCGACATCTATCTGGCGTGGGAGAACCAGCCGGCGGACTTCGACGCGATGGCGGCGGCGCTGCACGAGGTCGTCAGCGCGCACCCGCTGCCGCACCAGGTCCGCAGGCTCACCACCACCGTCGCGGGTCGCAGCGGCGCGGTGATGCACCACCACTTCACGTTCCGCCCGTCGACCATCGGGATGATGGAGGAGCGGCTGATCCGCGGCCTGCACCCGTACATCGCGCAGCGGATGCAGATGGAGCGGCTGAGCAAGTTCGACCTCACCCGGCTGCCGTCGTCGGACGAAGAGGTCTACCTCTTCCAGTGCGTGGCGCGGGAGAACCCGTCGGACGACCGCCTCGTCGCGTTCGCGCAGGTGCGCGACCTGACCGAGCTGCGCGAGCACGACGGGCGGCTGGTGGCGCTGCCCACCGCCGAGGACGTCCTCGCCACGTGTCTCGACTCGATCCGTCGCGCGCAGTCGCGGCGGCCGTCGAGGAAGCGTTTCAGCACCAACCGGATCGTGGTCTACGTCTGGCCGCCGAGCGACCTCACGCGCGCGGAGCTGGAGATGATCGCCCGGCGGGTGCTGCCCACGACCGCGGGCGCCGGGCTGGAGGAGATCCTGTTCATCGCGCGGCAGCGCGACCGCCGGACCGGCGAGCTGACCAAGATCGCCGTACGCGTCTCGTTCGACGCCACGGGCGGCACCGCGCTGACCGTCGGCGAGCCGTCGGACGAGCCGGTCGAGCCGCTTGACGACTACCGGCAGAAGGTGCTGCGCGCGAGCAGCCGCAACGCGGTCTACCCGTACGAGCTGACCGCCCTGCTCGGCACCTTCGTCGAGCACGACCTCGACGACGACCACGCGCTGGTGCCGGTCGAGCGGCCGAAGGGGCGTAACAGCGCGGCGATCGTGGCGGGCGTGGTGACCACGCCGACCCGGCGGCACCCGCAGGGCGTCACCCGGGTCGTGCTGCTAGGCGACCCGACGAAGGCGCTCGGCGCGCTGTCGGAGCCGGAGTGCCGCCGCGTGATCGCCGCGCTGGACCTGGCCGAGCGGATGCAGGTGCCGCTGGAGTGGTACGCGCTGTCCGCAGGCGCCCGGATCTCCATGCAGTCGGGCACGGAGAACATGGACTGGGTGGCCGCGGCGCTCAAGCGGATCGTCGAGTTCACCCAGGACGGCGGCGAGATCAACATCGTGGTCGCGGGCATCACCGTCGGGGCGCAGCCGTACTGGAACGCCGAGGCGACGATGCTGATGCACACCAAGGGCATTCTGGTGATGACGCCGGACTCGGCGATGGTGCTCACCGGCAAGCAGTCGCTCGACTTCTCCGGCGGGGTCTCGGCCGAGGACAACTTCGGCATCGGCGGCTACGACCGGGTGATGGGCCCGAACGGGCAGGCGCAGTACTGGGCGCCGAACCTGGCCGCGGCGCGCGACGTGCTGATGGCGCACTACGAGCACACGTACGTCGCGCCCGGCGAGCAGGGGCCGCGGCGGGCGCGGACGACCGACCCGGTCGACCGCGACGTCTCCGCCTTCCCGCACGTCGTGGCGGGCAGCGACTTCACCACCGTCGGCGAGATCTTCTCCGCCGAGGCCAACCCGGACCGCAAGAAGCCGTTCGACATCCGGACGGTGATGCGGGCGCTCTCCGACCAGGACCACCCGGTCCTGGAACGGTGGGCGGGCATGGCCGACGCGGAGACCGTGGCGGTGCAGGACGTACACCTCGGTGGCATGCCGGTGTGCCTGATCGGCATCGAGTCACGGTCGGTGCCGCGGCGCGGCTTCCCGCCCACCGACGGCCCGGACACCTACACCGCGGGCACGTTGTTCCCGCGGTCGTCGAAGAAGGCCGCGCGGGCGATCAACGCGGCCAGCGGCAACCGGCCGCTGGTGGTGCTGGCGAACCTGTCGGGCTTCGACGGCTCGCCGGAGTCGATGCGCAATCTCCAGCTGGAGTACGGCGCCGAGATCGGCCGCGCGATCGTGAACTTCCGCGGGCCCATCGTGTTCTGCGTGATCTCGCGATACCACGGTGGCGCGTTCGTGGTGTTCTCGAAGGCGCTGAACCCGAACATGACCGTGCTCGCGCTGGAAGGCTCGTTCGCCTCGGTCCTCGGCGGCGCCCCCGCCGCCGCGGTGGTGTTCTCCGGCGACGTCAACGCCCGCACCGCGGCCGACCCGCGCGTGCGGGAGTTGGAGGCCCGCGTCGCGGCGGCCTCCGGCACCGACCGCGCGGCGCTGACCGCGGAGCTCGACGAGCTGCGCTCGACGGTGCGCGTGGAGAAGCTGGGCGAGGTGGCCGCCGAGTTCGACCGGGTGCACAACATCCGGCGCGCGGTCGAGGTCGGCTCCGTCGACGCCGTCATCCGCGCGGCGGAGCTGCGCCCGCGCATCATCGACGCCATCGAGGGCCGCCTGCGCTGA
- a CDS encoding MmcQ/YjbR family DNA-binding protein, with product MADADDVRHLALALPHVVEIDSEGFDFRVADKGFVWSYPERRPGTSRLIRTDVAVLYVGDEAEKQALLLGEPEVFFTTPSYEGLPLVMLRLAQVDVDRLTELVTDAWRMRVPGPLLSDVDGGTGPG from the coding sequence ATGGCTGACGCCGACGACGTCCGGCACCTGGCGCTGGCGCTGCCGCACGTGGTCGAGATCGACAGCGAGGGCTTCGACTTCCGGGTCGCCGACAAGGGGTTCGTCTGGTCCTACCCCGAGCGCAGACCCGGCACGTCGCGCCTGATCCGGACGGACGTCGCGGTGCTCTACGTCGGCGACGAGGCGGAGAAGCAGGCGTTGCTCCTCGGCGAGCCCGAGGTCTTCTTCACCACGCCCTCGTACGAGGGGCTGCCCCTGGTCATGTTGCGGCTGGCGCAGGTGGACGTCGACCGCCTGACGGAGCTCGTCACCGACGCGTGGCGGATGCGTGTCCCGGGCCCGCTACTCAGCGACGTCGACGGTGGCACCGGTCCCGGCTGA